The proteins below are encoded in one region of Lagenorhynchus albirostris chromosome 7, mLagAlb1.1, whole genome shotgun sequence:
- the ATOSB gene encoding atos homolog protein B isoform X1, whose protein sequence is MRHVQAEPSPSSEPEAGPSQPAVRQGALQGGLLMGYSPAGGATSPGVYQVSIFSPPAGASEPHRALKRPAPPTEGPRELKRGPGLGAREGLPPEEPPTLGLLGPEGLGLGLGVASQHFCHHGLCVVEQGGSSTSPWTSGAPSPPWPPSNASCSTLHTRDWASPHPGGQGSLGESPGPAPPGQLHTLDTDLHSLAQIGGKSLVAGVGNGGSPWPRESPGTANGHSPEHTPPGPGPPGPCPTKRRLLPAGEAPDVSSEDEGPAPRRRRGTLGHPPAANSSDAKATPFWSHLLPGPKEPVLDPTDCSPMGRRLKGACRLKLSSLRSLRKRPGLLSTPSASPVPTPAISRTLLGNFEESLLRGRFAPSGHIEGFTAEIGASGSYCPQHVTLPVTVTFFDVSEQNAPAPFLGVVDLNPLGRKGYSVPKVGTIQVTLFNPNQTVVKMFLVTFDFSDMPAAHMTFLRHRLFLVPVGEEGNASPTRCLLCYLLHLRFRSSRSGRLSLHGDIRLLFSRRSLELDTGLPYELQAVTEAPHNPRYSPLP, encoded by the exons ATGCGCCACGTGCAGGCGGAGCCGTCTCCATCCTCAGAGCCAGAGGCTGGCCCTTCACAGCCTGCAGTCAGGCAGGGGGCCCTCCAGGGTGGCCTGCTCATGGGCTACAGCCCGGCGGGGGGGGCAACATCCCCCGGGGTCTACCAGGTATCCATCTTTTCCCCTCCAGCTGGTGCCTCTGAGCCTCATAGGGCCCTGAAACGGCCAGCCCCACCCACTGAGGGTCCCCGGGAGCTGAAgagaggccctgggctgggggccagaGAGGGACTACCCCCTGAAGAACCACCTACTCTGGGGCTATTGGGCCCAGAGGGACTGGGGCTGGGACTGGGCGTGGCCAGCCAACATTTCTGCCATCATGGCCTCTGTGTTGTGGAACAGGGAGGTAGCTCCACCTCACCTTGGACTTCAGGGGCCCCGAGTCCCCCCTGGCCCCCATCAAATGCTTCCTGCAGTACTTTGCACACCAGAGACTGGGCTTCCCCACATCCTGGGGGACAGGGGTCCCTGGGGGAGTCCCCAGGGCCAGCCCCTCCGGGCCAGCTGCACACACTTGACACTGATTTGCACAGTCTTGCACAAATAGGGGGTAAGAGCCTAGTGGCTGGGGTGGGCAATGGGGGCAGCCCCTGGCCTAGGGAGTCCCCTGGCACTGCCAATGGGCACAGCCCCGAGCACACACCCCCTGGCCCTGGACCTCCAGGCCCCTGTCCCACCAAGCGAAGGCTGCTTCCAGCTGGAGAAGCCCCGGATGTCAGCTCTGAGGATGAGGGGCCAGCCCCTCGGAGGCGCCGGGGAACCCTGGGCCACCCTCCTGCTGCCAACAGTTCTGATGCCAAAGCCACACCCTTCTGGAGCCACCTGCTGCCTGGGCCCAAGGAGCCTGTGCTG GACCCAACAGACTGCAGTCCCATGGGGCGGAGGCTGAAAGGTGCCTGTCGCCTGAAGCT GAGCTCCCTTCGAAGCCTCCGGAAGAGGCCAGGCCTGCTGAGCACCCCCAGTGCCTCCCCTGTTCCTACCCCCGCCATCAGCCGTACCCTGTTGGGCAACTTTGAG gaaTCATTGCTGCGAGGACGCTTTGCACCATCTGGCCACATTGAGGGCTTCACAGCAGAGATTGGAGCTAGTGGATCCTACTGCCCTCAGCATGTCACGCTGCCTGTCACTGTCACCTTCTTTGATGTTTCTGAGCAAAATGCCCCGGCTCCCTTCCTG GGCGTCGTGGACCTGAACCCCCTGGGGAGGAAGGGTTACAGCGTGCCCAAGGTGGGCACCATCCAAGTG ACCTTATTTAACCCCAACCAGACTGTGGTGAAGATGTTCCTCGTGACCTTTGACTTCTCGGACATGCCTGCTGCCCATATGACCTTCCTGCGTCATCGCCTCTTTTTGGTGCCTGTGGGTGAGGAGGGAAATGCTAGCCCCACCCGCTGCCTCCTCTGCTACTTGTTGCACCTCAG GTTCCGGAGCTCCCGCTCAGGCCGCTTAAGCCTGCATGGAGACATCCGCCTGCTTTTTTCCCGCCGGAGCCTGGAACTGGACACAGGGCTCCCCTACGAACTGCAGGCTGTGACTGAGGCCCCTCACAATCCACGTTATTCACCTTTGCCCTGA
- the ATOSB gene encoding atos homolog protein B isoform X2, with the protein MRHVQAEPSPSSEPEAGPSQPAVRQGALQGGLLMGYSPAGGATSPGVYQVSIFSPPAGASEPHRALKRPAPPTEGPRELKRGPGLGAREGLPPEEPPTLGLLGPEGLGLGLGVASQHFCHHGLCVVEQGGSSTSPWTSGAPSPPWPPSNASCSTLHTRDWASPHPGGQGSLGESPGPAPPGQLHTLDTDLHSLAQIGGKSLVAGVGNGGSPWPRESPGTANGHSPEHTPPGPGPPGPCPTKRRLLPAGEAPDVSSEDEGPAPRRRRGTLGHPPAANSSDAKATPFWSHLLPGPKEPVLDPTDCSPMGRRLKGACRLKLSSLRSLRKRPGLLSTPSASPVPTPAISRTLLGNFEESLLRGRFAPSGHIEGFTAEIGASGSYCPQHVTLPVTVTFFDVSEQNAPAPFLTVVKMFLVTFDFSDMPAAHMTFLRHRLFLVPVGEEGNASPTRCLLCYLLHLRFRSSRSGRLSLHGDIRLLFSRRSLELDTGLPYELQAVTEAPHNPRYSPLP; encoded by the exons ATGCGCCACGTGCAGGCGGAGCCGTCTCCATCCTCAGAGCCAGAGGCTGGCCCTTCACAGCCTGCAGTCAGGCAGGGGGCCCTCCAGGGTGGCCTGCTCATGGGCTACAGCCCGGCGGGGGGGGCAACATCCCCCGGGGTCTACCAGGTATCCATCTTTTCCCCTCCAGCTGGTGCCTCTGAGCCTCATAGGGCCCTGAAACGGCCAGCCCCACCCACTGAGGGTCCCCGGGAGCTGAAgagaggccctgggctgggggccagaGAGGGACTACCCCCTGAAGAACCACCTACTCTGGGGCTATTGGGCCCAGAGGGACTGGGGCTGGGACTGGGCGTGGCCAGCCAACATTTCTGCCATCATGGCCTCTGTGTTGTGGAACAGGGAGGTAGCTCCACCTCACCTTGGACTTCAGGGGCCCCGAGTCCCCCCTGGCCCCCATCAAATGCTTCCTGCAGTACTTTGCACACCAGAGACTGGGCTTCCCCACATCCTGGGGGACAGGGGTCCCTGGGGGAGTCCCCAGGGCCAGCCCCTCCGGGCCAGCTGCACACACTTGACACTGATTTGCACAGTCTTGCACAAATAGGGGGTAAGAGCCTAGTGGCTGGGGTGGGCAATGGGGGCAGCCCCTGGCCTAGGGAGTCCCCTGGCACTGCCAATGGGCACAGCCCCGAGCACACACCCCCTGGCCCTGGACCTCCAGGCCCCTGTCCCACCAAGCGAAGGCTGCTTCCAGCTGGAGAAGCCCCGGATGTCAGCTCTGAGGATGAGGGGCCAGCCCCTCGGAGGCGCCGGGGAACCCTGGGCCACCCTCCTGCTGCCAACAGTTCTGATGCCAAAGCCACACCCTTCTGGAGCCACCTGCTGCCTGGGCCCAAGGAGCCTGTGCTG GACCCAACAGACTGCAGTCCCATGGGGCGGAGGCTGAAAGGTGCCTGTCGCCTGAAGCT GAGCTCCCTTCGAAGCCTCCGGAAGAGGCCAGGCCTGCTGAGCACCCCCAGTGCCTCCCCTGTTCCTACCCCCGCCATCAGCCGTACCCTGTTGGGCAACTTTGAG gaaTCATTGCTGCGAGGACGCTTTGCACCATCTGGCCACATTGAGGGCTTCACAGCAGAGATTGGAGCTAGTGGATCCTACTGCCCTCAGCATGTCACGCTGCCTGTCACTGTCACCTTCTTTGATGTTTCTGAGCAAAATGCCCCGGCTCCCTTCCTG ACTGTGGTGAAGATGTTCCTCGTGACCTTTGACTTCTCGGACATGCCTGCTGCCCATATGACCTTCCTGCGTCATCGCCTCTTTTTGGTGCCTGTGGGTGAGGAGGGAAATGCTAGCCCCACCCGCTGCCTCCTCTGCTACTTGTTGCACCTCAG GTTCCGGAGCTCCCGCTCAGGCCGCTTAAGCCTGCATGGAGACATCCGCCTGCTTTTTTCCCGCCGGAGCCTGGAACTGGACACAGGGCTCCCCTACGAACTGCAGGCTGTGACTGAGGCCCCTCACAATCCACGTTATTCACCTTTGCCCTGA
- the ATOSB gene encoding atos homolog protein B isoform X3, translated as MGRRLKGACRLKLSSLRSLRKRPGLLSTPSASPVPTPAISRTLLGNFEESLLRGRFAPSGHIEGFTAEIGASGSYCPQHVTLPVTVTFFDVSEQNAPAPFLGVVDLNPLGRKGYSVPKVGTIQVTLFNPNQTVVKMFLVTFDFSDMPAAHMTFLRHRLFLVPVGEEGNASPTRCLLCYLLHLRFRSSRSGRLSLHGDIRLLFSRRSLELDTGLPYELQAVTEAPHNPRYSPLP; from the exons ATGGGGCGGAGGCTGAAAGGTGCCTGTCGCCTGAAGCT GAGCTCCCTTCGAAGCCTCCGGAAGAGGCCAGGCCTGCTGAGCACCCCCAGTGCCTCCCCTGTTCCTACCCCCGCCATCAGCCGTACCCTGTTGGGCAACTTTGAG gaaTCATTGCTGCGAGGACGCTTTGCACCATCTGGCCACATTGAGGGCTTCACAGCAGAGATTGGAGCTAGTGGATCCTACTGCCCTCAGCATGTCACGCTGCCTGTCACTGTCACCTTCTTTGATGTTTCTGAGCAAAATGCCCCGGCTCCCTTCCTG GGCGTCGTGGACCTGAACCCCCTGGGGAGGAAGGGTTACAGCGTGCCCAAGGTGGGCACCATCCAAGTG ACCTTATTTAACCCCAACCAGACTGTGGTGAAGATGTTCCTCGTGACCTTTGACTTCTCGGACATGCCTGCTGCCCATATGACCTTCCTGCGTCATCGCCTCTTTTTGGTGCCTGTGGGTGAGGAGGGAAATGCTAGCCCCACCCGCTGCCTCCTCTGCTACTTGTTGCACCTCAG GTTCCGGAGCTCCCGCTCAGGCCGCTTAAGCCTGCATGGAGACATCCGCCTGCTTTTTTCCCGCCGGAGCCTGGAACTGGACACAGGGCTCCCCTACGAACTGCAGGCTGTGACTGAGGCCCCTCACAATCCACGTTATTCACCTTTGCCCTGA
- the STOML2 gene encoding stomatin-like protein 2, mitochondrial isoform X1, translating into MLARSVRASGALLLRGSVQASGRAARRASSGLPRNTVVLFVPQQEAWVVERMGRFHRILEPGLNILIPVLDRIRYVQSLKEIVINVPEQSAVTLDNVTLQIDGVLYLRIMDPYKASYGVEDPEYAVTQLAQTTMRSELGKLSLDKVFRERESLNANIVDAINQAADCWGIRCLRYEIKDIHVPPRVKESMQMQVEAERRKRATVLESEGTRESAINVAEGKKQAQILASEAEKAEQINQAAGEASAVLAKAKAKAEAIRILAAALTQHNGDAAASLTVAEQYISAFSKLAKDSNTILLPSNPGDVTSMVAQAMGVYGALTKAPVPGAQDSVSSRSSRDVQSTDASLDEELDRVKLS; encoded by the exons ATGCTGGCGCGCTCGGTGCGGGCGTCTGGGGCCCTTTTGCTGAGG GGCTCCGTGCAGGCTTCTGGCCGCGCTGCGCGCCGCGCCTCCTCTGGATTGCCCCGAAACACCGTGGTGCTGTTTGTGCCGCAGCAGGAGGCTTGGGTGGTGGAGCGAATGGGCCGATTCCACCGCATCTTGGAGCCT GGCTTGAATATCCTCATCCCTGTGTTAGACCGGATCCGATATGTGCAGAGTCTCAAGGAAATTGTCATCAACGTGCCTGAGCAGTCTGCCGTGACTCTTG ACAATGTAACTCTGCAAATCGATGGAGTCCTTTACCTGCGCATCATGGACCCTTACAAG GCAAGCTATGGTGTGGAGGACCCTGAGTATGCTGTCACCCAGCTAGCTCAGACAACCATGAGATCAGAGCTCGGCAAACTCTCTCTGGACAAAGTCTTCCGG GAGCGAGAGTCCCTGAATGCTAACATCGTGGATGCTATCAACCAGGCTGCTGACTGCTGGGGCATCCGCTGCCTCCGTTATGAGATCAAGGATATCCATGTGCCACCCCGGGTGAAAGAGTCCATGCAGATGCAG GTGGAGGCAGAGCGGCGGAAACGGGCCACAGTTCTAGAGTCTGAGGGGACTCGAGAGTCGGCCATCAACGTGGCAGAGGGGAAGAAGCAGGCACAGATCCTGGCCTCTGAGGCAGAAAAGGCTGAACAAATAAATCAGGCAGCAG GAGAGGCCAGTGCAGTTCTGGCCAAGGCCAAGGCTAAAGCTGAAGCTATTCGCATCCTGGCTGCAGCTCTGACACAACAT AATGGAGATGCAGCAGCCTCCCTGACTGTGGCTGAGCAGTACATCAGCGCATTCTCTAAACTGGCCAAGGACTCCAACACTATCCTGCTGCCCTCCAACCCTGGCGACGTCACCAGTATGGTGGCTCAG gccATGGGTGTGTATGGGGCCCTCACCAAAGCCCCGGTGCCAGGAGCCCAGGACTCAGTCTCCAGCAGGAGCAGCAGAGATGTCCAGAGCACAGATGCAAGTCTTGATGAGGAACTTGATCGAGTCAAGCTGAGTTAA
- the STOML2 gene encoding stomatin-like protein 2, mitochondrial isoform X2 encodes MLARSVRASGALLLRGSVQASGRAARRASSGLPRNTVVLFVPQQEAWVVERMGRFHRILEPGLNILIPVLDRIRYVQSLKEIVINVPEQSAVTLDNVTLQIDGVLYLRIMDPYKASYGVEDPEYAVTQLAQTTMRSELGKLSLDKVFRERESLNANIVDAINQAADCWGIRCLRYEIKDIHVPPRVKESMQMQVEAERRKRATVLESEGTRESAINVAEGKKQAQILASEAEKAEQINQAAGEASAVLAKAKAKAEAIRILAAALTQHAMGVYGALTKAPVPGAQDSVSSRSSRDVQSTDASLDEELDRVKLS; translated from the exons ATGCTGGCGCGCTCGGTGCGGGCGTCTGGGGCCCTTTTGCTGAGG GGCTCCGTGCAGGCTTCTGGCCGCGCTGCGCGCCGCGCCTCCTCTGGATTGCCCCGAAACACCGTGGTGCTGTTTGTGCCGCAGCAGGAGGCTTGGGTGGTGGAGCGAATGGGCCGATTCCACCGCATCTTGGAGCCT GGCTTGAATATCCTCATCCCTGTGTTAGACCGGATCCGATATGTGCAGAGTCTCAAGGAAATTGTCATCAACGTGCCTGAGCAGTCTGCCGTGACTCTTG ACAATGTAACTCTGCAAATCGATGGAGTCCTTTACCTGCGCATCATGGACCCTTACAAG GCAAGCTATGGTGTGGAGGACCCTGAGTATGCTGTCACCCAGCTAGCTCAGACAACCATGAGATCAGAGCTCGGCAAACTCTCTCTGGACAAAGTCTTCCGG GAGCGAGAGTCCCTGAATGCTAACATCGTGGATGCTATCAACCAGGCTGCTGACTGCTGGGGCATCCGCTGCCTCCGTTATGAGATCAAGGATATCCATGTGCCACCCCGGGTGAAAGAGTCCATGCAGATGCAG GTGGAGGCAGAGCGGCGGAAACGGGCCACAGTTCTAGAGTCTGAGGGGACTCGAGAGTCGGCCATCAACGTGGCAGAGGGGAAGAAGCAGGCACAGATCCTGGCCTCTGAGGCAGAAAAGGCTGAACAAATAAATCAGGCAGCAG GAGAGGCCAGTGCAGTTCTGGCCAAGGCCAAGGCTAAAGCTGAAGCTATTCGCATCCTGGCTGCAGCTCTGACACAACAT gccATGGGTGTGTATGGGGCCCTCACCAAAGCCCCGGTGCCAGGAGCCCAGGACTCAGTCTCCAGCAGGAGCAGCAGAGATGTCCAGAGCACAGATGCAAGTCTTGATGAGGAACTTGATCGAGTCAAGCTGAGTTAA
- the STOML2 gene encoding stomatin-like protein 2, mitochondrial isoform X3, which yields MDPYKASYGVEDPEYAVTQLAQTTMRSELGKLSLDKVFRERESLNANIVDAINQAADCWGIRCLRYEIKDIHVPPRVKESMQMQVEAERRKRATVLESEGTRESAINVAEGKKQAQILASEAEKAEQINQAAGEASAVLAKAKAKAEAIRILAAALTQHNGDAAASLTVAEQYISAFSKLAKDSNTILLPSNPGDVTSMVAQAMGVYGALTKAPVPGAQDSVSSRSSRDVQSTDASLDEELDRVKLS from the exons ATGGACCCTTACAAG GCAAGCTATGGTGTGGAGGACCCTGAGTATGCTGTCACCCAGCTAGCTCAGACAACCATGAGATCAGAGCTCGGCAAACTCTCTCTGGACAAAGTCTTCCGG GAGCGAGAGTCCCTGAATGCTAACATCGTGGATGCTATCAACCAGGCTGCTGACTGCTGGGGCATCCGCTGCCTCCGTTATGAGATCAAGGATATCCATGTGCCACCCCGGGTGAAAGAGTCCATGCAGATGCAG GTGGAGGCAGAGCGGCGGAAACGGGCCACAGTTCTAGAGTCTGAGGGGACTCGAGAGTCGGCCATCAACGTGGCAGAGGGGAAGAAGCAGGCACAGATCCTGGCCTCTGAGGCAGAAAAGGCTGAACAAATAAATCAGGCAGCAG GAGAGGCCAGTGCAGTTCTGGCCAAGGCCAAGGCTAAAGCTGAAGCTATTCGCATCCTGGCTGCAGCTCTGACACAACAT AATGGAGATGCAGCAGCCTCCCTGACTGTGGCTGAGCAGTACATCAGCGCATTCTCTAAACTGGCCAAGGACTCCAACACTATCCTGCTGCCCTCCAACCCTGGCGACGTCACCAGTATGGTGGCTCAG gccATGGGTGTGTATGGGGCCCTCACCAAAGCCCCGGTGCCAGGAGCCCAGGACTCAGTCTCCAGCAGGAGCAGCAGAGATGTCCAGAGCACAGATGCAAGTCTTGATGAGGAACTTGATCGAGTCAAGCTGAGTTAA